A genomic region of Pelodiscus sinensis isolate JC-2024 chromosome 17, ASM4963464v1, whole genome shotgun sequence contains the following coding sequences:
- the PAIP2 gene encoding polyadenylate-binding protein-interacting protein 2, which yields MKDPSRSSTSPSIINDDVIINGHSHEDDNPFAEYMWMENEEEFNRQIEEELWEEEFIERCFQEMLEEEEEHEWFIPARDLPQTMDQIQDQFNDLVISDSSSLEDLVVKSNLNPNAKEFVPGVKY from the exons ATGAAAGATCCAAGTCGCAGCAGTACTAGCCCAAGCATCATCAACGATGATGTGATTATTAACGGTCACTCTCACGAAGACGACAATCCATTTGCTGAGTACATGTGGATGGAGAATGAAGAGGAGTTTAACAGGCAG ATTGAAGAGGAATTGTGGGAAGAAGAATTTATTGAGCGTTGTTTCCAGGaaatgctggaagaggaggaagaacacGAGTGGTTTATTCCAGCTCGGGACCTCCCACAAACAATGGATCAAATCCAGGACCAGTTTAATGACCTCGTTATCAGTGACAGCTCATCACTGGAGGATCTGGTG GTCAAGAGTAATCTGAATCCAAACGCAAAGGAGTTTGTTCCTGGGGTGAAGTACTAA